One Cryptomeria japonica unplaced genomic scaffold, Sugi_1.0 HiC_scaffold_898, whole genome shotgun sequence DNA segment encodes these proteins:
- the LOC131872935 gene encoding cytochrome b-like → MTQRFSILKQPIFSTLNQHLIDYPTPSNPSHWRGFGSLAGICPAIQIVTGVFPAMHYTPHVDLAFNSVEHIMRDVEGGWLLRYMHANGASMFLIVVYPHIFRGLYYASYDSPREFVWCLGVVISLLMIVTASIGHALPRGQMSFRGATVITSSASAIPVVGDTIVTWPWGGFPVDNATLNRFFSPHHPLPFIPVGASPLHLAALHQYGSNNPLGVHSKMDKIASYPYFYAKDLVGRVASAIFFSIWISCAPNVLGHPDNYIPANPMATPPHIVPEWYFPPIYAIPRSIPDKLGGVAAIALVFPPLLALPFLKSSYVRSSSSRPIYQKLFRFFLADCLLSGRIGCEPVEAPYVTIGQIPSVAFFLFFALTPILGRVGKRMTDYYTNHLQFEGIDRTISSDAIE, encoded by the coding sequence ATGACACAACGATTTTCCATTCTCAAACAACCCATATTCTCCACACTGAACCAGCATTTGATAGATTATCCGACCCCGAGCAATCCGAGTCATTGGCGGGGGTTTGGTTCGTTAGCTGGTATTTGTCCAGCCATTCAGATAGTGACCGGCGTTTTTCCAGCTATGCATTACACACCACATGTGGATCTAGCTTTCAACAGCGTAGAACATATCATGAGAGATGTTGAAGGGGGCTGGTTGCTTCGTTATATGCATGCTAATGGGGCAAGTATGTTTCTCATCGTGGTTTACCCCCATATTTTTCGCGGTTTGTATTATGCGAGTTATGACAGTCCTAGGGAATTTGTTTGGTGCCTCGGAGTTGTCATCTCCCTGTTAATGATTGTGACTGCTTCTATAGGACATGCACTACCTCGGGGTCAAATGAGCTTTCGGGGAGCTACGGTAATTACAAGCTCAGCTAGCGCCATACCCGTAGTGGGAGATACGATCGTGACTTGGCCGTGGGGTGGTTTCCCCGTGGACAATGCCACCTTAAATCGTTTCTTTAGTCCTCATCATCCACTCCCTTTTATTCCAGTAGGCGCCAGTCCTCTTCATCTGGCCGCATTGCATCAATATGGATCGAATAATCCATTGGGTGTGCATTCAAAGATGGATAAAATCGCTTCTTATCCCTATTTTTACGCGAAGGATCTAGTAGGTCGGGTAGCTTCCGCTATCTTCTTTTCCATTTGGATTTCTTGTGCTCCTAATGTATTGGGGCATCCCGACAATTATATACCCGCTAATCCGATGGCCACCCCGCCTCATATTGTGCCGGAATGGTATTTCCCACCAATCTATGCCATTCCTCGCAGTATACCCGACAAATTAGGAGGTGTAGCCGCAATAGCACTCGTTTTTCCACCGCTTTTGGCTCTCCCTTTTCTGAAAAGTTCGTATGTTCGTAGCTCAAGTTCTCGTCCGATCTACCAGAAACTCTTTCGGTTTTTCCTGGCGGATTGCTTACTATCAGGTCGGATCGGATGTGAACCCGTGGAGGCACCATATGTGACTATTGGACAAATTCCTTCAGTAGCTTTCTTCTTGTTCTTTGCCCTAACGCCCATTCTGGGACGAGTTGGAAAGAGAATGACCGATTATTACACCAATCACTTACAATTCGAGGGCATCGACCGAACTATCTCCTCCgatgccatagaatag